A stretch of Helicobacter pylori DNA encodes these proteins:
- a CDS encoding MarR family transcriptional regulator: MERIEDIGEFTLFCLHAFGDGLNLNELSQVTEIDPITIQKHLDFLVKRGFVNEKHKISAYGRNILKLHDEINKFNRANRAVFLENAAREKIKRWRERQELTDCSRGWLIAGEDLSLQEFEELYNARKDIDQVLRLLDNTKDFKDVSDEIRMRLEPKEVERFLVFKINPKALTHAKIEGKTYIRAIHGEQECFIEIETLCKQL, from the coding sequence TTGGAAAGAATTGAAGATATAGGGGAATTCACTCTATTTTGCTTGCATGCTTTTGGGGATGGATTAAATCTTAATGAATTATCGCAAGTTACAGAGATTGACCCTATAACCATTCAAAAACACCTGGATTTTTTAGTAAAGCGGGGTTTTGTCAATGAAAAACACAAGATTAGTGCTTATGGGCGCAACATTTTAAAATTACACGATGAAATCAACAAATTTAATCGCGCAAATCGGGCGGTGTTTTTGGAAAATGCAGCGAGAGAAAAAATAAAAAGATGGCGTGAACGCCAAGAGCTAACAGATTGTTCTCGTGGGTGGCTCATCGCAGGAGAAGATTTAAGCCTACAAGAATTTGAGGAGCTTTATAATGCACGCAAGGATATTGATCAGGTATTGCGCTTATTGGATAATACGAAAGATTTCAAAGATGTTTCAGATGAGATTAGGATGCGTTTAGAACCAAAGGAAGTAGAGCGGTTTTTAGTTTTTAAAATCAATCCAAAGGCGCTAACGCATGCAAAGATCGAAGGGAAAACATATATCCGTGCAATCCATGGGGAGCAAGAGTGTTTTATAGAGATAGAAACACTCTGCAAGCAACTATGA
- the cag1 gene encoding cag pathogenicity island protein Cag1, giving the protein MADTINTTEATHETKKPNAFVNFFKNNLTDKRYDSLGLIGAGVLCCVLSGAMGIVGIIFVAIGIFLSFSNINLVKLTEKLFKKQSKAATTVNNETQKSQATSVTNEPTEAKETKD; this is encoded by the coding sequence ATGGCTGACACAATCAATACAACTGAAGCAACTCATGAAACAAAAAAACCAAACGCTTTTGTAAATTTTTTCAAAAACAATTTGACTGATAAGCGTTATGATTCATTAGGTCTCATTGGAGCAGGGGTTTTATGTTGTGTCTTGAGCGGTGCTATGGGGATTGTTGGGATAATCTTTGTCGCAATAGGAATCTTTTTGTCTTTTTCTAATATCAACTTAGTGAAATTAACTGAAAAATTGTTCAAAAAGCAATCTAAAGCGGCAACAACTGTCAATAACGAAACCCAAAAATCTCAAGCAACAAGCGTTACCAACGAACCAACTGAAGCCAAAGAGACTAAAGATTGA
- the hslV gene encoding ATP-dependent protease subunit HslV, whose protein sequence is MFEATTILGYRGEMEGKKFALIGGDGQVTLGNCVVKANATKIRSLYHNQVLSGFAGSTADAFSLFDMFERILESKKGDLFKSVVDFSKEWRKDKYLRRLEAMMIVLNLDHIFILSGTGDVLEAEDNKIAAIGSGGNYALSAARALDHFAHLEPRKLVEESLKIAGDLCIYTNTNIKILEL, encoded by the coding sequence ATGTTTGAAGCGACGACGATTCTAGGCTATAGAGGGGAGATGGAGGGCAAGAAGTTCGCGCTCATTGGAGGCGATGGGCAGGTAACTTTGGGCAATTGCGTGGTCAAAGCCAATGCGACAAAAATCAGAAGCTTGTATCACAACCAGGTTTTAAGTGGGTTTGCCGGGAGCACCGCAGACGCTTTTAGCTTGTTTGATATGTTTGAACGCATTTTAGAGAGTAAAAAGGGGGATTTGTTTAAAAGCGTAGTGGATTTCAGCAAAGAATGGCGCAAAGACAAGTATTTACGCCGACTAGAGGCGATGATGATCGTTTTAAATTTGGATCACATTTTCATTTTGAGCGGCACGGGCGATGTTTTAGAGGCTGAAGACAATAAGATCGCTGCTATTGGGAGTGGGGGGAATTACGCCTTAAGCGCGGCTAGGGCTTTAGATCATTTCGCTCATTTAGAGCCTAGAAAACTCGTAGAAGAGTCCTTAAAAATCGCAGGGGATCTTTGCATTTACACCAACACGAATATTAAAATTTTGGAGCTTTAA
- the rplI gene encoding 50S ribosomal protein L9 produces MKVLLLEDVKNLGKAGEVCEVKDGYGNNFLIANQKAKLATNEVINKYKAEVKKKAEKEALEKAQKLQMVETLQTITLTIHKKVGANGSLFGAITKEEITERLKEQHASLNLDKKDIELKHPIKSTGIYEIEVKLGSGIAGAFKIDVVAE; encoded by the coding sequence ATGAAAGTTCTATTATTAGAAGATGTGAAAAATTTAGGCAAAGCGGGTGAAGTGTGTGAGGTTAAAGATGGCTATGGGAATAACTTTTTAATCGCTAACCAAAAAGCCAAACTCGCCACTAACGAAGTGATCAACAAATACAAAGCCGAAGTTAAAAAGAAAGCGGAAAAAGAAGCCCTAGAAAAGGCGCAAAAATTGCAAATGGTAGAAACCTTACAAACCATCACGCTGACTATCCATAAAAAAGTCGGCGCGAACGGCTCTTTATTTGGAGCGATCACTAAAGAAGAGATCACGGAGCGTTTGAAAGAGCAGCATGCGAGTTTAAATTTAGATAAAAAAGACATTGAGCTCAAACACCCAATTAAAAGCACAGGGATTTATGAGATTGAAGTCAAGCTTGGATCGGGGATTGCGGGTGCGTTTAAAATTGATGTGGTGGCTGAGTAG
- the era gene encoding GTPase Era: MKTKAGFVALIGKPNAGKSTLLNTLLNAHLALVSHKANATRKLMKCIVPFKDKEGYESQIIFLDTPGLHHQEKLLNQCMLSQALKAMSDAELCVFLASVHDDLKGYEEFLNLCQKPHILALSKIDMATHKQVLQKLQEYQKYSSQFLDLIPLSAKKSQNLNVLLECISKHLSPSAWLFEKDLMSDEKMRDIYKEIIRESLFDFLSDEIPYESDVMIDKFIEEERIDKVYARIIVEKESQKKIVIGKNGVNIKRIGTNARLKMQEVGEKKVFLNLQVIAQKSWSKEEKSLQKLGYIYQRNRD, from the coding sequence ATGAAAACTAAGGCGGGCTTTGTAGCTCTTATAGGCAAACCAAACGCTGGAAAAAGCACTCTTTTAAACACTTTATTAAACGCTCATTTAGCCCTTGTTTCGCATAAGGCTAATGCGACCAGAAAATTGATGAAATGCATCGTGCCTTTTAAAGACAAAGAAGGGTATGAGAGCCAGATCATTTTTTTAGACACACCAGGGCTCCATCATCAAGAAAAATTACTCAACCAGTGCATGCTCTCACAGGCTTTAAAAGCGATGAGCGATGCTGAATTGTGCGTTTTTTTAGCTTCTGTGCATGACGATTTAAAAGGCTATGAAGAGTTTTTAAATTTGTGCCAAAAACCCCATATCTTGGCTTTGAGTAAGATTGATATGGCCACGCATAAGCAGGTTTTACAAAAATTACAAGAGTATCAAAAATATTCATCGCAATTTTTAGATTTAATACCTTTGAGCGCGAAAAAATCTCAAAATTTAAACGTGCTTTTAGAATGCATCAGCAAGCATTTAAGCCCTAGCGCATGGCTTTTTGAAAAGGATTTGATGAGCGATGAAAAAATGCGCGATATTTATAAGGAAATCATTAGGGAGAGTTTGTTTGATTTTTTGAGCGATGAAATCCCTTATGAAAGCGATGTGATGATTGATAAATTTATAGAAGAAGAACGCATAGACAAGGTGTATGCGCGTATTATCGTAGAAAAAGAAAGCCAAAAAAAAATCGTGATAGGCAAAAACGGGGTGAATATCAAACGCATCGGGACTAACGCGCGATTGAAAATGCAAGAAGTGGGCGAAAAAAAGGTTTTTTTAAACTTGCAAGTGATCGCTCAAAAATCATGGAGCAAGGAAGAAAAGAGCTTGCAAAAACTGGGCTATATCTATCAAAGGAATAGGGATTGA
- a CDS encoding tetratricopeptide repeat protein — MFKDFYRTTLSFLKPLLLLLGLLLPFSLCIADEYISISDDWDERARNQWDEIARNHKTYYFENGLDHFNQGQYKQAFKDFKLAQEYSIGLGSVYLAKMYLEGKGVKVDYKKAQFYAQNAIKGYGSGLLGGALILGRMQVQGLGMKKDLKQALKTYRHVVRMFSNKSTNYFANNFRLPNLAFTSMLIGSRFIDLSGLSANPIKFGKKFGILVKKALQIKDNTLSWEDIAEISSNIILLKQQMGEILYRIGIAYKEGLGTRKKKDRAKKFLQKSAEFGYEKAMEAL; from the coding sequence ATGTTTAAAGATTTTTATCGCACCACCCTCTCTTTTTTAAAGCCTTTATTGCTTTTATTGGGCTTATTGTTGCCGTTTTCACTTTGTATAGCTGATGAATATATTAGCATAAGTGATGATTGGGATGAAAGGGCGCGAAATCAGTGGGATGAAATTGCGCGAAATCATAAGACATATTATTTTGAAAATGGTTTAGACCATTTTAATCAAGGCCAATACAAACAAGCCTTTAAAGATTTTAAATTGGCGCAAGAATACAGCATTGGGCTTGGCAGCGTTTATTTAGCCAAAATGTATTTGGAGGGAAAGGGCGTGAAAGTGGATTACAAAAAAGCGCAATTCTATGCACAAAACGCTATCAAAGGGTATGGGAGCGGGTTGTTAGGGGGCGCTTTAATTTTAGGACGCATGCAAGTGCAAGGCTTAGGGATGAAAAAGGATTTGAAACAAGCGCTCAAGACTTACAGGCATGTGGTTCGCATGTTTTCTAATAAAAGCACAAATTATTTTGCTAACAATTTTAGATTACCAAACCTTGCGTTCACTAGTATGCTTATTGGATCGCGATTCATTGATCTTTCAGGTTTGAGCGCGAATCCTATAAAATTTGGAAAGAAATTTGGAATACTTGTTAAGAAAGCCCTTCAAATCAAAGATAATACACTTTCTTGGGAAGACATTGCTGAAATTTCAAGCAATATTATTTTACTCAAACAACAAATGGGGGAGATCCTTTATAGAATTGGGATCGCTTATAAAGAAGGGCTTGGCACTAGAAAGAAAAAGGACAGGGCTAAAAAATTCTTGCAAAAATCCGCAGAATTTGGCTATGAAAAAGCCATGGAAGCTCTGTAA
- the csd6 gene encoding cell shape-determining L,D-carboxypeptidase Csd6: MKKILPALLMGFVGLNASDRLLEIMHLYQKQGLEVVGQKLDSYLADKSFWAEELQNKDTDFGYYQNKQFLFVANKSKPSLEFYEIENNMLKKINSSKALVGSKKGDKTLEGDLATPIGVYRITQKLERLDQYYGVLAFVTNYPNLYDTLKKRTGHGIWVHGMPLNGDRNELNTKGCIAIENPLLSSYDKVLKGEKAFLITYEDKFSPSTKEELSMILSSLFQWKEAWTRGDFERYMRFYNPNFTRYDGMKFNAFKEYKKRVFAKNEKKNIAFSSINVIPYPNSQNKRLFYVVFDQDYKAYQQNKLSYSSNSQKELYIEIENNQVSIIMEK; this comes from the coding sequence TTGAAAAAAATATTACCGGCTCTGTTAATGGGGTTTGTGGGATTGAATGCTAGTGATCGTTTGTTAGAAATCATGCACCTTTATCAAAAACAAGGCTTGGAAGTGGTGGGTCAAAAGTTGGATTCTTATTTAGCGGATAAATCTTTTTGGGCAGAAGAACTTCAAAACAAGGACACGGATTTTGGCTATTATCAAAACAAGCAGTTTTTATTTGTGGCTAATAAATCCAAGCCCAGTTTGGAGTTTTATGAAATAGAAAATAACATGCTTAAAAAAATCAACAGCTCTAAAGCCCTTGTAGGCTCTAAAAAGGGCGATAAAACTTTAGAGGGCGATTTGGCCACGCCTATTGGAGTGTATCGTATCACGCAGAAATTAGAGCGTTTGGATCAATATTATGGCGTTTTGGCTTTTGTAACGAATTACCCTAATTTGTATGACACCTTGAAAAAACGCACCGGGCATGGCATTTGGGTGCATGGAATGCCTTTAAATGGCGATCGGAATGAATTGAACACCAAGGGCTGTATTGCGATTGAAAACCCGCTTTTAAGCTCTTATGATAAGGTGTTAAAAGGCGAAAAAGCGTTCCTCATCACCTATGAAGACAAGTTTTCCCCTAGTACTAAAGAGGAATTGAGCATGATTTTAAGCTCCCTTTTCCAATGGAAAGAAGCTTGGACTAGGGGCGATTTTGAACGCTACATGCGTTTTTATAACCCCAATTTCACTCGCTATGACGGCATGAAATTCAACGCTTTTAAAGAGTATAAAAAAAGGGTGTTTGCAAAAAATGAAAAAAAGAATATCGCTTTTTCTTCTATCAATGTGATCCCTTACCCCAACTCTCAAAACAAACGCTTGTTTTATGTGGTGTTTGACCAAGATTACAAGGCCTACCAGCAAAACAAGCTCTCTTATAGCTCCAATTCTCAAAAAGAACTCTATATAGAGATTGAAAACAATCAAGTGTCTATTATAATGGAAAAATAA
- the glnA gene encoding type I glutamate--ammonia ligase produces the protein MIVRTQNSESKIKEFFEFCKENEVEFVDFRFSDIKGTWNHIAYSFGALTHGMFKEGIPFDASCFKGWQGIEHSDMILTPDLVRYFIDPFSADVSVVVFCDVYDVYKNQPYEKCPRSIAKKALQHLKDSGLGDVAYFGAESEFFIFDSIKIKDASNSQYYEVDSEEGEWNRDKSFENGVNFGHRPGKQGGYLPVPPTDTMMDIRTEIVKVLNQVGLETFVVHHEVAQAQGEVGVKFGDLVEAADNVQKLKYVVKMVAHLNGKTATFMPKPLYRDNGSGMHTHVSVWKNNENLFSGETYKGLSEFALHFLGGVLRHARGLAAFTNASTNSYKRLIPGYEAPSILTYSANNRSASVRIPYGISKNSARFEFRFPDSSSNPYLAFAAILMAGMDGVKNKMDPGEAMDINLFKLTLDEIREKGIKQMPHTLRRSLEEMLADKQYLKEGQVFSEEFIQAYQSLKFNAEVFPWESKPHPFEFITTYSC, from the coding sequence ATGATAGTAAGAACTCAAAATAGTGAAAGCAAGATCAAAGAATTTTTTGAATTTTGCAAAGAAAATGAAGTGGAATTTGTGGATTTTAGATTCAGCGATATTAAAGGCACTTGGAATCACATCGCTTATTCTTTTGGGGCTTTAACGCATGGCATGTTTAAAGAGGGGATTCCTTTTGATGCGAGTTGTTTTAAAGGCTGGCAAGGCATTGAACATTCAGATATGATTTTAACCCCCGATTTGGTGCGTTATTTCATTGACCCTTTTAGTGCGGATGTGAGCGTGGTCGTGTTTTGCGATGTGTATGATGTGTATAAAAACCAGCCTTATGAAAAATGCCCTAGAAGTATCGCTAAAAAAGCCTTGCAACATTTGAAAGATTCAGGTTTGGGCGATGTGGCTTATTTTGGCGCGGAGAGCGAATTTTTCATCTTTGATTCCATTAAGATTAAAGACGCTTCCAATTCCCAATATTACGAAGTGGATAGCGAAGAGGGCGAATGGAATCGGGATAAGAGCTTTGAAAATGGCGTGAATTTTGGGCATAGACCGGGCAAGCAAGGGGGCTATTTGCCTGTGCCGCCAACGGATACGATGATGGATATTCGCACTGAAATTGTGAAAGTCTTAAACCAAGTGGGGTTAGAAACTTTTGTCGTCCATCATGAAGTTGCGCAAGCGCAAGGCGAAGTGGGCGTGAAATTTGGGGATTTAGTGGAAGCGGCTGATAATGTCCAAAAACTCAAATACGTGGTTAAAATGGTCGCTCATTTAAACGGGAAAACCGCCACTTTCATGCCAAAACCTTTATACAGGGATAACGGGAGCGGGATGCACACCCATGTGAGCGTTTGGAAAAACAACGAAAACCTTTTTAGCGGCGAAACTTACAAGGGCTTGAGTGAGTTTGCCTTGCATTTTTTAGGGGGCGTGTTGCGCCACGCTAGAGGGTTAGCCGCTTTCACTAACGCTTCCACTAACTCTTACAAACGCCTGATTCCGGGATATGAAGCCCCATCTATTTTAACTTATTCGGCTAATAACAGGAGTGCGAGCGTGCGTATCCCTTATGGGATTTCTAAAAATAGTGCTAGGTTTGAATTCAGATTCCCGGACAGCTCATCAAACCCCTACTTGGCTTTTGCAGCGATTTTAATGGCAGGCATGGATGGCGTTAAAAACAAAATGGATCCCGGCGAAGCGATGGATATCAACCTTTTCAAATTGACTTTAGATGAAATTAGGGAAAAAGGTATCAAACAAATGCCCCACACTTTAAGGAGATCGTTAGAAGAAATGCTAGCCGATAAGCAGTATTTAAAAGAGGGGCAGGTCTTTAGCGAAGAATTTATTCAAGCCTATCAATCTCTTAAATTCAACGCTGAAGTGTTCCCATGGGAGAGCAAACCCCATCCTTTTGAATTTATCACCACTTATTCATGCTAG
- the hslU gene encoding HslU--HslV peptidase ATPase subunit, with amino-acid sequence MSKLNMTPREIVAYLDEYIIGQKEAKKSIAIAFRNRYRRLQLEKSLQEEITPKNILMIGSTGVGKTEIARRIAKIMKLPFVKVEASKYTEVGFVGRDVESMVRDLVNNSVLLVENEHKEKLKDKIEEAVIEKIAKKLLPPLPNGVSEEKKQEYANSLLKMQQRIVQGELDSREIEIEVRKKSIEIDSNVPPEILRVQENVIKFFHKEQDKVKKTLSVKEAKEALKAEISDTLLDGEAIKMEGLKRAESSGVIFIDEIDKIAVSSKEGGRQDPSKEGVQRDLLPIVEGSVVNTKYGSIKTEHILFIAAGAFHLSKPSDLIPELQGRFPLRVELENLTEEIMYMILTQTKTSIIKQYQALLKVEGVEIAFEDDAIKELAKLSYNANQKSEDIGARRLHTTIEKVLEDISFEAEDYSGQHITITKELVQSKLEDLVADENLVKYIL; translated from the coding sequence ATGTCTAAATTGAATATGACCCCAAGAGAAATTGTCGCTTATTTAGATGAATACATCATTGGGCAAAAGGAAGCTAAAAAGTCTATCGCTATCGCTTTTAGGAATCGTTACAGGCGTTTGCAACTGGAAAAATCCTTACAAGAAGAAATCACGCCTAAAAACATTTTAATGATTGGCTCTACTGGCGTGGGTAAAACTGAAATCGCTAGAAGAATAGCAAAAATCATGAAACTCCCCTTTGTGAAAGTGGAAGCGAGCAAATACACAGAAGTGGGTTTTGTGGGGCGCGATGTGGAGTCTATGGTAAGGGATTTAGTCAATAACAGCGTGCTTTTAGTGGAAAATGAGCATAAAGAAAAACTAAAAGACAAGATTGAGGAAGCGGTTATAGAAAAAATCGCTAAAAAACTCCTACCCCCCTTGCCTAATGGGGTGAGCGAAGAAAAAAAACAAGAATACGCTAACAGCCTTTTGAAAATGCAACAAAGAATCGTGCAAGGCGAGTTGGATAGCCGAGAAATTGAAATTGAAGTGCGTAAAAAAAGCATAGAGATTGATTCTAATGTGCCGCCTGAAATTCTAAGGGTTCAAGAAAATGTGATTAAGTTTTTCCATAAAGAACAGGATAAAGTCAAAAAAACTTTAAGCGTTAAAGAGGCTAAAGAAGCCCTAAAGGCAGAAATTAGCGACACGCTTTTAGATGGCGAAGCCATTAAAATGGAAGGCTTGAAGCGCGCGGAAAGTTCAGGGGTGATTTTTATTGATGAAATTGATAAGATCGCTGTAAGCTCTAAAGAAGGAGGCCGTCAAGATCCCAGTAAAGAGGGGGTTCAAAGGGATTTGTTGCCGATTGTGGAGGGGAGTGTGGTGAATACGAAGTATGGTTCTATCAAAACGGAGCATATTTTATTCATTGCAGCAGGGGCGTTTCATCTTTCTAAACCAAGCGATTTGATCCCTGAATTGCAGGGGCGTTTCCCTTTAAGGGTGGAGTTAGAGAATTTAACCGAAGAAATCATGTATATGATTTTAACTCAAACTAAAACCTCTATCATCAAGCAATACCAAGCCCTTTTAAAAGTGGAGGGCGTAGAAATTGCGTTTGAAGACGATGCGATCAAAGAGTTAGCCAAACTTTCTTATAACGCCAATCAAAAAAGCGAAGATATAGGCGCTAGAAGGTTGCACACCACCATTGAAAAAGTGCTAGAAGACATTAGTTTTGAAGCGGAGGATTATTCGGGGCAACATATCACTATCACTAAAGAATTGGTTCAATCAAAGCTAGAGGATTTAGTGGCTGATGAAAATTTGGTGAAGTATATTTTATGA